The Psychrobacter arenosus region ATTGACCTCATTACTAGCCGTTTGAGTGGTACCAGATAGATAGCTATCCTTGCCCTGATTAGCCGCTTTGCCATTGCTAGTTTGATTAGGGTGTTGGCTAGAATTAACGGGCTGAATCTTGATAGGGTTATTAGGCTGACCTTTTGGCACAGGGGCTGTAGGATTAGGACTCACTGCCTCATTATTTTGCGTGGCTACAGGTCCTTTATCTTCTATCGCTTTTTGTTCAGCGGTCAGTTGCTTCTTAGTTTTTTCATTATTCATCAACTCATTAAGCACCGCTTGCTTGGGCCCATCCATGATGATGCGTTGATTGTCCATAATAATCAGGCGATCGACCAAGTCTAATAGAGCGGTTTTATGGGTGGAGACAATAAAGGTCTGACCGTCTTGTAATTCGTGCCTTAATACTTGCAAACAGCGCTGCTCTTGGCGGTTGTCCATCGACGCGGTAGGCTCATCTAATAAGAACACGTTGGGCTTCGTTAAAAGTAGACGAGTAAACGCCACCAATTGTTTTTGTCCACCAGATAAGCCACGACCGCCCTCACTGATAGGCAAATCAAGACCGCTTGAATGACTGGAAACCAAATTAATAAGACCTGTCTTGACCAATACCTCGTGCATAACATCGTCATTGGGGGCTGCCATACCAATCAGTAAGTTTTCTCTAAGCGTCCCCTGAAAAAGGCGATGATCTTGCTGTAGATAACCCAATCGCTCACTTAGCGTCTCACGGCTAATCTGCTGAATATCTAAGCCATCAAGCAGGATGCGACCGCTGGTAGGTGCATATAATCCCGATAACATTTTTAATAAGGTCGATTTACCTGAACCAATAGGGCCGAGAATAGCAATACGCTCACCTGGACGAATGACTAATTTAGGCACTACGACAGCAGGACGATCATTGCCTTGATAATTAAAAGTCACCTCATCACATTCAAATAGACCCTCTACTCGGGTAGGAGATAAAGGATAATTGACCCCGTGATTGTCTTGCTCAAGCGCAAACAGCGAGTCGATATTCTTTTTAGCGGCTTTAGCATGCGCGTACTGGACTAAAAGGTTGGGGATACTCATGACCGGCGCTAGTACTCTGCCGCCTAAAATAGAACTGGCAATCAGGCCACCAATGGTCATATCCCCTTTCATCACGACGAAAGAGCCAATGATCACGATACCCACATAACTGACTTGCTGCAGCATCTGTGTGAAGTAGCTTAAATTGTCATTAGCATGCTTCATATCCAAATCATTTTTGATGGTAATATCCATCACATCGAGCCAGCGTGATAGAAACTTCCAACTGCCTGCCCCTGCCTTAATGGTCTCTACTCCTTCGACCGCTTCAACGAGCAAACCGGTCTTATAATAAGAGGCACTCGCGCCTTCAGCCGCGATTTGGTCAATACGTTTGCGAGCTGTTAAGCCCATAACAATGGCAATACTAGCGGCTATAATAGGCACGGCAGCCACTAGCGGTGACGCGATAAAAGCAATTAGAGTAATAAAGATAAGCGTCATGGGCAGATCGACCAGACCAAATAAAGTACTGGCCGTAAAAAAACTGCGGACTTGTTCATAGCCGCGCAACTGAGCCGCCATAGAGCCCACGGATCCAGGCATCTGATCAATTCTAACTTTTAGTAGGCGCTGAAAAACCTCACGGGACAAATACTGATCCAGCCCCACTACGACTTTATCCATAATGCGTGAGCGCGCAAACTTCATAAACGCTTCAAACAGAATGATAAGACCCACACCGCTAGCGAGAATGATTAAGGTATATTCACTACGGGTAGGAATAACTCTGTCATAAACCTGCATGGAGAATAGCGATACGGCCAATGCCAAGAAGTTAATCAAAAAGGAAGCGACTACAGCCTCGACTACAATTCCTTTATAGTTTTTGAGATCTGAATTGAGCAGCGCACTAAAAGAAGAGCGGCGTTTTTTAATATGGTCATCTTTTAGACGCACGCGCAGTATTAATGCCAGCTCATCAGCACGCGAATGGGTCTGCCGATCCAACTGTTTAAAGTTCCAGCGCCCTTGTGGGGTTTGGGAGTCGATAACGCCCCAACCGATATCGGTGCGAAAAGCTAGTAATGGCAAAAATGCGGCATCTGGCTGCTCTAGTATTTCAGGTAAATCCTCAACCCCTACTCCATTTAAAACAGAGACCACGCCGCCTATCGTATTGACTTCGGGTCCTTTATTAGCAGCAGCTTTTTTGATATGCCGTAAGATAATTTCTTGTAAGCGCACATTATCAATGGGATACCCTTGCTGACTTAGCAAATGCCGTATGGCATCGGCAAGCGTCTGCTCTAACGCACGCTCTTCTACGACAGCATCTAGCAGCGCATTATCAAGGTCAGTACCCCCTTCAAAATTGGCAGTCCTATCGATGTGCGGATCTTTCGAGGTATTTATACTCATACAAGTCACTTATTTGTTAGCTAGGCGGTTATGAGATTGGTTTATAAGTTAGGTATTAAAAGTAGCATAAAAGGTACCCAACTTTATTACTGAAGACCCACTCAACCCATTCATTGATAGTCATTCAAACTTGGCGGCTTAGGTTTGTAATATCCCGTTGCGATAGCTTTAGAGCTAATATCTGGGCAAGCCACTTATTTATTTACAGCGTTGTCATTTATAGCAGTTTCATCTACAGGCGCTCTGTCGGCCTCGACAAATTGGTCACTTGAGGCAAAACGATCCGTAGGTGCTGCATCGATATTGCGCGGCAAATCCCCACTGGCTATTAAATCACTATCACTAAGCACGTCTTCATTGTCCATCACCGTATCTACGGTAACGAAGTTGCCTTCTGCCGTTACCCGTATCATCTCTCCTCGGTCGAGGCTTGCTTGAGCACCAGCAGGCAGCCTTACTTGTATATAAGGCTCTGGCTCACTGGGCGCGGAGCGATAACCAAGATTGCGACCGATATCCTGTATTTCTTGTTTTTGTAGCCAGTTTTTAACGGGATCTAGTGGTTTAAACAGTTTAGTAGGTTGTCTATTGTGAGCAAACTGCTGCCACGGCATCACGCCAAACTCAACCTGCAGCTTATAGAATGAGCCTAAGATATCAGCGCGAGTCTGTACCAATTGAATTTGATAGTCGCTGTGTTCACGTACCGCATTTAAGACCTCAAGCCATGATTTACGACCCGCGATGAACTGACGGCGATAGGAATTAACGACGATTTGTGCCCCAGCTACCGCAGCTACCAATGAAGCTTCACGGTCTTTTGCACTGGCGAATTGTTGATACTGAACCTGAATATCTTCCATGACATTACGACGTGAGGCTTCTTGATTTTGTACTAAGCTACTGACCCGAGCTTGAGAAGCTCTAGCTAAAGACAGGTTCGAAAACCCCGCCCCAGGGTCATAACTTAAGCCCAAAGATAACTTACCATCATCTTCATTATTTTTATGATAATAGGCGTGTTCGTACTGGGCATAAACTGTGGGAAAACGCGAGGCTTGTTGCGCTTCTACTTCTTGTTTCGCCGACTCAATTTGAAAGTGCTCTTTGACCACAGTGGGGTTATAAAAGCTGGCTTGATTAAAAGCCATTTGCTCAAACCCACTAGACTGGCGCTTGGCTTGATCCACTAAGACTTCGATGTTGGGCATACTAAGGGCACTACCTTGTGACAAAGGCTGGCCGACAATTTGCTCTAAACGCGCTGCTGCGATACGTTGTTGCTCAGCCGCCGCTTGATAGGCATTTTGCTCTTGTAAGATACGGTTAGTCGCCAACTCTAGCTCGATACGTGCCGACACCCCTTGAGCAACACGGCGTTGCATCATGGCCTCAAAGTCATTTAACTGCTTGAGGTTTTCGATATAAACCCGCTGTTTTGCCACCGCAGTAATATAGCTTTGCCACGCATCAATCGTGGTCTTAGCCACTTGGTTTTGCTGCTCATAAATACGCTCGACTGCCGCTTTATCATCAAATACAGCCTGATTGACATTCGCCGTTAGCTTCCCTCCTGTCCACAGAGGTTGGCGAATGGTAATCTGCGAGACTATGTCATCTTCCCGATCATACCCAGTACTAATACTAGGCGTTGGCAGCAAATTCAACTTTGCCGCATTGATGCCTTCAGTCGTGGCTTGCTGTTCCGCACGCGCAGAACCCACCAAAGGATGTGTTTGGATGGCTTGCGAAATCAAAGCGTTGATTTGTACATCGGTGACAGCGGCTTGAGCACTTACCGTAGCCCCAAACCAGGCCAGTAAGCATCCCGCTAGTAAACGACTAATAGCGTGCTGGGTTTGATTATAGGTTTGTGACATAATTTATGGACTGTCCCTATTAATATAGTTTCTATATTATTGTTTTAATTTATATTAGTGCTAGAGATGTAGCGAACCTACTATAAAAACAATAACAATATTAGATAAATAAGTGATTCATTTAATCTTATTTTATATTTAGAAATTCTTGATAAATTATAAACTATTTATAAGCAATATAAATCAACTTTTTTCGGTTTTTACTATGCCTACTTTGCAAGAAATACATTTCCACTTTGCTTTTTACCCTTAATAATTTTTATAGCAGATCATATTAATAGGGATTACTCTTTGAATAATCAGAATAAAATATGATACTTACTATAAATAAGTAAGTTTTTCATAAAAAAATTAATAGGTATGAAAATTGGTAATGATTATATAGAGAGCTGTAGCAAATTTGTTGCTAAGTCTGCATAGCTATTTAGAGTAGACGTTAGTAGCGCATTAATCTACAAATAGCTCAGATATCTAAAATGCTTTTTTCAATGCCATGTTAAGATAAGCGCTTAGGCTAGCATAGGATACCTAATCCTATTTCTCTACTTATTTTCACTCAGCTAAGACCACATTATGACTACTAAATCTCGGGATAAATGGTTACCTGCCCTATTATTGGCTGGCATAGTGCATGTCATCGTATTTGCGGCACTGTATGTCAATTATGCGAATAAGAATAATACTGTAGCGACAGAAACTAATATTAACTCTGCACAGCCTAGCCAATTAGACCCTACTGGCCAGCCTACCGCTCTCGTTAGCGAGACGGAAATCAGAGAAGTACCGGTGGTAGATGGCACCCCTAATCAGTCCGCAGAGTCGCAAAGCACAAGCAACGCTCAGAACTCTAGTGCAGACGGGAATCGTGATAGCGACAATGCTGCGAATACAGTCCTTAATGATAATCAACTTGTGAAAAGCACAGCAGATAAAACTAGTGACGATAGTAGAGTTACAGTTAAATCCACTGGGCAAAATGCTGAGATAGACGTGGCTCAAAATGTTACCCCAGATAGTGACATCACTACTCCAAGCAATCCATTGACTACGCAACGACCGAATGCTGGGCTGCTAGATATGGACATGCCAAGTCAGAACAGCAATGGCAAAACTACATTGGATAAAGATTATAATAAGACGAAAAGCGAAACAGAAGAGTTGAATGCCAAGATGAGCTCAGGCATTAACGAGATTAAGAGCCGCAATCAGAAAAGAATCGAGGAAGCGCAAGCTATGCAGGCTTATGCCCATGCGGTTGACAATGGCAGACCTAGCGTGGCTCTTAGCAGCAAGCCAAC contains the following coding sequences:
- a CDS encoding type I secretion system permease/ATPase, which encodes MSINTSKDPHIDRTANFEGGTDLDNALLDAVVEERALEQTLADAIRHLLSQQGYPIDNVRLQEIILRHIKKAAANKGPEVNTIGGVVSVLNGVGVEDLPEILEQPDAAFLPLLAFRTDIGWGVIDSQTPQGRWNFKQLDRQTHSRADELALILRVRLKDDHIKKRRSSFSALLNSDLKNYKGIVVEAVVASFLINFLALAVSLFSMQVYDRVIPTRSEYTLIILASGVGLIILFEAFMKFARSRIMDKVVVGLDQYLSREVFQRLLKVRIDQMPGSVGSMAAQLRGYEQVRSFFTASTLFGLVDLPMTLIFITLIAFIASPLVAAVPIIAASIAIVMGLTARKRIDQIAAEGASASYYKTGLLVEAVEGVETIKAGAGSWKFLSRWLDVMDITIKNDLDMKHANDNLSYFTQMLQQVSYVGIVIIGSFVVMKGDMTIGGLIASSILGGRVLAPVMSIPNLLVQYAHAKAAKKNIDSLFALEQDNHGVNYPLSPTRVEGLFECDEVTFNYQGNDRPAVVVPKLVIRPGERIAILGPIGSGKSTLLKMLSGLYAPTSGRILLDGLDIQQISRETLSERLGYLQQDHRLFQGTLRENLLIGMAAPNDDVMHEVLVKTGLINLVSSHSSGLDLPISEGGRGLSGGQKQLVAFTRLLLTKPNVFLLDEPTASMDNRQEQRCLQVLRHELQDGQTFIVSTHKTALLDLVDRLIIMDNQRIIMDGPKQAVLNELMNNEKTKKQLTAEQKAIEDKGPVATQNNEAVSPNPTAPVPKGQPNNPIKIQPVNSSQHPNQTSNGKAANQGKDSYLSGTTQTASNEVNIKVEKSSKPIKINPKGKVNAGSVAPANGSAHTNASGNTNINTNTPIDSKDGFAPNKIKIQPKSSNPAPTAADSEPTRQNTTNQDTVNQDTRALTSSSIDTGESVGELPSQTIKQIKIKPTVIRPPADDHNNQ
- a CDS encoding TolC family protein, whose translation is MSQTYNQTQHAISRLLAGCLLAWFGATVSAQAAVTDVQINALISQAIQTHPLVGSARAEQQATTEGINAAKLNLLPTPSISTGYDREDDIVSQITIRQPLWTGGKLTANVNQAVFDDKAAVERIYEQQNQVAKTTIDAWQSYITAVAKQRVYIENLKQLNDFEAMMQRRVAQGVSARIELELATNRILQEQNAYQAAAEQQRIAAARLEQIVGQPLSQGSALSMPNIEVLVDQAKRQSSGFEQMAFNQASFYNPTVVKEHFQIESAKQEVEAQQASRFPTVYAQYEHAYYHKNNEDDGKLSLGLSYDPGAGFSNLSLARASQARVSSLVQNQEASRRNVMEDIQVQYQQFASAKDREASLVAAVAGAQIVVNSYRRQFIAGRKSWLEVLNAVREHSDYQIQLVQTRADILGSFYKLQVEFGVMPWQQFAHNRQPTKLFKPLDPVKNWLQKQEIQDIGRNLGYRSAPSEPEPYIQVRLPAGAQASLDRGEMIRVTAEGNFVTVDTVMDNEDVLSDSDLIASGDLPRNIDAAPTDRFASSDQFVEADRAPVDETAINDNAVNK